Genomic DNA from Hordeum vulgare subsp. vulgare chromosome 2H, MorexV3_pseudomolecules_assembly, whole genome shotgun sequence:
ttgattTCGTCGGAAAATCCACcatggcatttttataaaaaagaactataatttttgttattcaacccacgctccatcatttatctgcaacgcaaaaggaaaaaacgattcgctgcaaaaattatacccgtacgcatccatcctggcctgtgcccaggccgctgccacaccactcgccgccgcggccgacctcaaccaccattgCTGTCGATCTcagcccacccgcctccgcggtcgtacttctgcccgcttgctgccccgttttggcgctcgagcacagcttctggatcaaatcaacgcgacaactatagtgactggggatgatgcatctgctcgatgcagaacggcggcggcgcgcggataaggcacgGCGGAGCGAAGTATTTGCACGTGGAGGCGggtctccatggctcacacggggaacttcgaggttatggcgcgacatcggcgactccttatggtcaGATAGAGGCGTCTAACCCTTGCTTCCCTCATCTTATCCCTTCTTCGGCAAGAACTCATCATCcgatgagatcccctccccatgcctccaaccgtgtgccaagcatgtggtattttttttctcccATTAATGCACGGGCCCTGTTGCTAGTAGATATTTACAAGGTGTACGTGGCACTTCGGCGTGCACCCACcctgcatcatcttaggacatgtaCATTAGTTTAGACACCTGCAATCTATAATAATTCTTCACGTCACATATAGACAGCAGTCAAAACATCATCTACATCGGTCTGTCTTTTTGCTATCTGTAGCACGTTCGAACGTGGATATATAGTTGCATGCGAGCCACCATTTTCGTGCACTTCTTAGCTAGATCCTGCATGTGAAATACACCCTGAACGTACAATGGAAAAGGGCTATCGGTAACTGACGATATTTTTTTTGAACATCAACTGGCGATATTTTTGGGATACTGACGATCTATTAAATTGCAGACGGTCTCcttatttctccttcttctttgtcCTCGACGTAATAAAAAGTCCATGGTAAAAAGCGTTACAGACTACATGTCCTTACAGAACCTCTCTCCTATCATCCTCCACCGATCCACACTCTCTGGCCATCATCCATAGGGAGAGCTCGGTCCTAACTTTCGTCGTAACAACCGATTACATCGAAGCAACTTTGTGTCAAAAACACGTCTGTTTCTCTCAAGCCAGATCATCAGAAAAGTGCAGCACATCAGGGCGTTGAGCTCTGTTTTCTGGTCACGATCCACATCAAGAACTAAGCGCGGGTCATCAGGTCTTGATATCGTCAAAAGAGTGCAGGGTAAATCTGTGTAATTTACTCTAAATCTGTCTCTGTTTTTTTTACTGCTACGCGTCTACGAGCCGACCTGTGCTATACTTCCGTCACCTTGATAGCGTTGGATCGGCATGCAGGAGATCGGACCGATCGCCTGCCACGCCCCGTTTGTTCTTTCCTCCATTCATCAATTCCCACAACAACAACTTTAAAGTTGCAGAAACAACTACTTTAATCCGGCCTTGACGGACCTACGTCCAACAAAGATCTGTAGAGGAAATACATGTAgaatattttttgcaacaaagatcgTGTTGCGGAAACACTTATAAAACATTTTTTGCAATAGAGTTTTtcatataatattttccacaacAAAGATCGTATTGCGGAAATATCTATAGATTTCATTTTTGCAACAAAACTTCTCATAGTATATTTTCTGTAACAAATATCATGTTGCGGAAATGTTTGTCAAATTTTTCGTCAATAAAAGTCATGTTACGGAAACATGTGTAATTTTTTTTAACAAAGACATTATTAAAAAAATTAATGCAACAAAGATAATGTTGCAGAAACTGTACATCAACGACGGTCTACCTCACGAAGATGCCAGCGGACGATGCAGTTCATGCGTCAGGACACGTGAAGACCGGCCAGCGAACGGTAGTGGACCTCATCAAGACACGTGGTCGGCAGCGGAGGAGGCCTGTTAGATTAGACATATTTGTCTCTATGTAGagtgtactccctctgtccggtAATAATTgtactttttccttttctatcagTCAAACTTGTTAAACTTTGACTAACTTTATTAAAAAAAGGTGCTAGCATTTATGACATCAAATTAGTATCAATAGATTTACGTTCACATGAAGTTTTCaaatatatcattttcatgtcatatatgttgctactattttttataaagttgatcaaattttaaaaagtttgaTTAAGTACAAATCTATATGTACATTTatttgtgaacggagggagtagacacTATTCAAAGAAGAAAGTCGGTGCAGGTTGGGCGGAACGTTGAGCGGGCTAACCCTAACTACTGTATAGTCGTGGGCTTTTCTATAGTACCGAGTTAGACGACCAACCCCTTCGTCGTGGGCCGTCTAACAACAAGAACGGCCTCGTGGTTTTCCAAAAAAATAGAGAAAGCCAGGACGACCTGGCgcgcgccgcctccctcgccgacCAAACCCCGCCCGCACGGCGCCTCGTACGCACGCATCGTCCGACCTCCTCCCGGTCGCCCGCGCTTGCCACCCCACCCACCGCCCACGAAGCCGTCCGCGGGCGCGTGTCGGACACCTCGCCGCCCACGCGCGCTGTCGCCGGCCGGGACAGCCGCGTAACACCAATAAAAAACCCGACCACGCGGGCCGCCTCCGTTAATCTTTCATGTCACGCCGTAGAGCCTGCCGTCCGCATCCATCCTTACGATCGATCACGTAACGCTTCGACGTGCAAAGCACTCATGCACGTCTTCCATCGATCGCCTCTCGACCGCTCGGCAGTTGTTACTTGTCGCTCGAACACTCGTTGTTGCCGCCGCGCGCGTGCGCGTGCTGCTCCTACTACGTGTTGCACGAGCGACAATCGCTGACACGGATAGGAAGATGGCCGCTCCAGGTCAACGCGGTGTGAACGACGGCGACGTAGGCCGGGGAGAGGGCCGGCTTCTTCCTTGCAAGTTACCGCTGGCGTGCTCGATTTGCAGGGGCCAGTTGTAAGCAATAGATAACGCGAAGCATCGCTGTCGCCCGCCTCCTCGTTTCTTTTGGTTTCTTCCTTCACCAAGCGCCCTACATGTTCAGCGGAGCCAGACAGAATGATACGCGCGTGGACGTTGACCACTAGCGCCGTCACACCTTCTTTTTgtatgcacaacaacttgcaccaTGTAGTGCAGGAGTATAACTCTATGGAAATCATCAAATAAGTAGAATCTATATATCCACAAACTAGCCTAGCACCACACCACACGTACGGCTGCCGTATTCTCATCAAACACGACGCCGTCACATCGTAGTACAAGTTTGTTTATTTATCATCGTCGTCCACGAGATAACGAGGCGCTCACGTGATTTGCTTAAACAAGCAAGCCGTGTGGTGCCGTGGTAAGTTAACCGGCTGCCAGCCGCGGAACAGGCAGGACATCTTTGGCGCCACCTGAACCGCAAGCAACGACGGGACCCCCGGCCCGCCCACTTGGCCACAGCTGGCAGGCGGACCCGGTCCCGCGCCCAATGCCCCGGTGCCACGTGGCGCAGGCGGGCCCGGCCCATAATTCAGTCGCGCGTACGCCGGGCCCACACGCCAGCATCGCGCGCGCGGGCGCAAGACCACGACGGGCGGGATAAATACGGACTCCGGAGGCGCGCACGGACACGGGGCTTTTCTTTCTGGTAGACATCGTCGGAGCGGCAGCGACCACCACCGgcgcggaggaggcggcgggtTTTCTTTCTCGGCGGCGATAGAGGTCTGTGAGCTGGAGGTCTTGACCATGGAGGCGGAGGTGCAAGCGCGCGAGGAGTTGGATGAGGTGGCGTGCGAGTGCTGCGGCTTCACGGAGGAGTGCACGGGCCCGTACATCGCCGGCGTGCGCGCGCGGTACGGGGGGAGGTGGATCTGCGGGCTCTGCGGGGACGCCGTCGCGGAGGAGATGTGCAGGGCCTCGCCGCCGGTGTCGCCCGCGGAGGCGCTCGACCGCCACGCCTGCGTGTGCGGCGAGGGGCGCCGCGCGTCCGCGTCCGCGCCGCCGTCTCCGGGCGACGAGCTCATAGCGGCCCTGCGGCTGCTCCTCCGCCGCAGGCTgggctcgccgtcgccgccgaggCTGGTCCGCTCCACGCCGAGCAGCCCGAGGCGCGACGCCGTCGTCCCCGCCACGGCCGTGGGCGCCGggcccggcgccggcgccggcgccccgCTCGCGCGCACCGAGAGCTGCTTCGCCGCACTCGTGGAGTAGCAACCGTGCAAGAGGCAAAAACGAGGCCCCgaaaatcaaaaaaataaatGGTAGTCTTTTCTAGTTTCATTTTGCAATTTTCCTTAAGCCTCTGTAAATATGCATGCCATGTAATCCCGTTTCTAGCTTAGGATGCAGCTGTGAGAGGAATAAAACCAATGTGTACAGAGAACAGTGACAAAAAatatgagtaaatgaaagtggaaGTAATTCCATGTTTTATCGAGCAGGAGTAGTATCAATGCACAGTTTCATCATCATCCAAAGTGGTTTCTTTCTTTTTGTATGTTGCACTTTTTTTCGAAGCAAAGAGGGAAAAAAAGAAAATGCTTTTGATAAAGCATCTGATCTGAATGGGAAGTTGGAAACCGAACCACATCAATCATCTATGCGCTTCCCATCCGGCGATGAGATAGATTCTGATTCGCGGCAGGGGCTTGATGAGGATGGATCACTTTCTGGTTTCATGAATAAACTATTTCCAGTTTATGACATCAATAAAATATAAACACTCCAGGAAGCAGCTAGCCTATTTTCACCCGCAACACTGTAGTTTTTTTTTATAGGGCATTTCCAATGCCTGATTTCAAATTGGTCACGGTGTTTGTTATCAGTCCACGACATAAACGCGGAAGCTGGTCATCCAATCACATCCTTTAAACATTTATCCAGGTCAAATTAATCTGAAATTCAAATGCCTGACGTCAGATCACAATAAAGAAAACAATGTTCGTAGGTTTTTTACATgttcaatgacataattatctcagcTTGTCAGTCTGTGCAAAAATACATGAATTTATTGCCCTGTCAAACTGGCTATCCGAGTCTTCATGTCCAATATGCCGTCAGTTCCTCTTTGTCATGCGGTTCCTTTTGGACGGACTACTTCTTCCTTGTCTCTGACTGTTCCTTCAAGCGTTTTATAACGTCCTAAGGCAAACAACTGCATGGTTATCTTTGCATCATCATCCAAATTCTTCATCTTGAAAGTCAAGATCTTCGAATTCTCCGTAGCGGCATCAACTCAACATTTTTTCTCTTCAAGCTTGAGCTTTTCATCAACATGTTAAATCTCTCGGCCTTTTGTCCTCCCTGATGTTGGAGCGCTTGAAACATGTCTTCTCCTTCTTCGCAAAGATTTCCTCAAACCTCCCCGTCATCTTGGTTGTCGTCTCTTCtcgcttctttttcttcttttcccacTACTTTCATCGTTCTCGCACGTGAAAATCATTGTTTTTGCGCATTGTGGAGGCAGTGGAGGCACACGACGACTACTTCAAGCTGACAAGGGATTGCTGCTTGATATAGTTCGTTtttctccaactacttatcattgtatatgaGTATTTCTTTGAACTcgtttgttgagaagtacacactttttggaggaccacatgTTATATtgactttctaaacttttcgtccattttggcaatcgatgccaatgggggagaagtttaaagAGTTTAGTTTGGAAATGATTAGagagttttgcttttattgcttaagcatttgCATCTCAAACCCATGAATTATTGCTTTGCATGTCTCTGCCTGTTTATGCTTATTtctttatataaactctcttgaaagtgATTGTCATTCATTACCAAAATGAGggatattgttagagcatatttctccatacgtgcttttgttaattgatgacaatccctacggGCTAATGTTTGTCTTgagttatatttgtaggatttgtccatatgcacttcttgaagtccatgtgttggtttcaaggagtttatatgatgactaaGGTGGCATTCaaagttttatccaaagattggtcataaagacacaaggttgatcgagactaagtcaaagagtgaatcgagTTAATCaaaacacaaagcatacaagatgtaacgagagggatcaagtgatcccatagtatggtaagcattgtccattacgctttgtctactaacccatggtctccatgagagttctatgtggggttaggcgtgtttccatgggcttgcgtcaagaggaaaatctcatacaacccatgaaggatgacatcaagtgatgattgtcatcaagattgcggtgtgcaagttcaagtggagcatcacgaagatatcatgcttgaagcttgtcgtccattgtggtggcaatggacttgtgaagaagtgctaaagagtggctcacccatagtgagtatcggggagtaatcaactagtcttcatcaagccaacacaatcaagaaaggtggtccatcttgaggaagtcaagatcgtcatcatctagctcaagtggactatgtgcaaggtataggtttgtccttgataggtttttctattttaggatagattgtcgtactattaagaggggatctcaagtgagtagcttgatcgtatcgttcgttgggatctcaaaccatttgcatccttgcattatcttccttggttcttgtttggtagttctctttgtgagttgtagagcttatggtcatcttcatgacaaacttgagttcatcgaaaacggattccatatgcatcttctatgatgttttcgatgttggagttattgtgggttcttcattcatagaggttccaCATctgtatatcattggcattttcataactgcatgttttATGCTAACTATATactattttccttttttttattctgTTTCGAGTGGATTTCTGGGCGGCAGTTCTTAGCGGCAGTACCACTCTGGCGGCACTGCCGTACTGCTCCCCTAGTTATTACTCGACTAGGGTGTCTGTCAATGCTAAATGGAAGTACCGCTTgtaggagcagtagtaccgctccagcggcaCTACCTCCTCGAGGTCTCTGCCGTTTTTGCTCGTTTTCCCTGAAACTACCGCTCCAGCAGTAGCACCGCTTAGCCTAGCGATGGTACCGCTTGTGCATGACCAGTGGACACAACGGTTGGATTTGGGGAGCACTATAAAAGGAGGCCGTCTTCCCCATTGCTCCCCAACTATTGAGCTCGTATTTGCCCCCCATTCTTGacattcttcgagcttgctaactcccaatccctccattgattcttgctagttcttgagggaaaagagagaggggatctatatccacatttccaccaatcactttctcctctttgtgaggggaactcctaggatcttgatcttggagttatttgtgagctccttgttcttcctctcatattcctccatagcttttgttgttgtggagggatttgagtgttagatacttgaccacttcgtgtgttcttaccattgcattagttgcatcgatttgagttctccacgatggTATGTAGAGGtgaaaagtttgagaagcttattacccttgggtgcttgataccctagagattgttcttcgtggatgcattggcatcctagaagcttgatggtgcctcggagctcaatcattgtggtataaagctccgggcaagcgttggggggtctccaattaggttgtggagattgccccgagaatttgaggtcatctcggagccacagtccattgtggtgaagcttcgtggtgttgttgggagccaccaattaagttgtggagatttccccaaccttgtttgtacgggttcggtgaccaccttgACTGGCACTCTTTGGCGATAGCTAGACgggtgctattctcgattgctcaacaattagaaattgtcttgcaattacccaccagcgcgtgggatcgaggcagttttcgagggtagagtatccaacccaaatttgttgattcgccaaaggaggtgagaggatactctcgagtattagcagttgaatgtgtcagattcaaccacacctgaaagattaatatccgcaagcaaagtatcaacaataaagtagcaacagtgtaacgagtagcagcagtggcaaggaacagcagtagcaagtagcaacagtagcaagtaacagcagagcaagtaacaacagcagcaacagtagtaacagcaacagagcaaaacaagtaacagcagcagtgggacaaactcgtaggcaatgggtcggtgatttgattggatgatattcatcgtgcaacaattataacacggagagatatgtggctagctcccgttcgtcaatgtgatgtaggcatgcattccgtgtgtcgtcatacgtgcttagggaaaagaacttgcattacatctattgcccatccctcccgtggcagcggggtccaaaaggaaactacgggatattaaggttctccttttaataaagaaccggaccaacacattagcacttggtgaacacatgaactcctcaaactatggtcatcaccgggagtggttccggttattgtcactccggggttgccgggtcataacacatagtaggtaactacaacttgcaagatcagatctaaaacacacatatattggtgacaacataataatttcagatcttaaatcatggcactcgggcactagtgacaagcattaagcatggcaaagtagtagcaacatcaatctcagaacatagtggatactagggatcaatccccatcaaaactaactcgattacatgaaagatctcatcctactcatcaccgcccaacgagcctacgaatagattactcatgaacgatgaagagcttcatggaatttgagagggaagaagattgatgatgacgatggcgacgatttcccctctccggagcccaaaacggactccagatgtgccctccagatgaagaacaggatgtggcggcgcctccatatcgtaaacgcgacgaaatcttattttctttattttttctgggacgaaagtgaatttatagagctgagattgggggcggcagagccacgtgggccccacaagcttgctagccgctaccggaggggggtggcggctacagggcttgtggcccactggcccatcccctctggtggatctttgcgcaggtatttttcatattttccagaaatattctccggaaattttcaggacgttctgagaactttcatttctgcacaaaaacaacaccaaggcaattctgcctaaaacatcgtcagtccaggttaattccaatcaaatcatgcaaattagagtccaaaacaagggcaaaagagtttggaaaagtagatacaatggagacgtatcaaatcccccaagcttaaaaccttgcttgtcctcaagcaactcagttgaaaaactgagaaaaaaaactttgacaaactctgtttgatcttgttgttgcaactatgtctaactcataaccagaatttcagcaagatcacaagttaaccacataagaaagtgacacaaaggtctcacggtaaactaatatcaatggcataatcagctaacgagcaaataataatgagtttcaaataccaacacttcaatcaaaacaagcatgaagcaatcatactcaatatcaatcaaaagcaaagcataaaaatgacagaggtgctctctaattggtgcttatataagaggaggatgactcaacaggaaaataaatagacagacccttcgcagagggaagcattgatttgcagaggtgccagagctca
This window encodes:
- the LOC123429698 gene encoding uncharacterized protein LOC123429698 produces the protein MEAEVQAREELDEVACECCGFTEECTGPYIAGVRARYGGRWICGLCGDAVAEEMCRASPPVSPAEALDRHACVCGEGRRASASAPPSPGDELIAALRLLLRRRLGSPSPPRLVRSTPSSPRRDAVVPATAVGAGPGAGAGAPLARTESCFAALVE